A stretch of Sulfurimonas xiamenensis DNA encodes these proteins:
- a CDS encoding TonB-dependent receptor, translated as MNKKSIVLSFITAGILAANQISIEQIVVNGVQEDAYFFVDDTNLSDAKNIQTFTSRSISTLSTHANMNSYTVIAFSPSVNFTPADAAGSNEPSFHDPIRIRGKSQTGPGGVFMINSMPVSSNPGGGKQMVDIQNIASIDLLKGYMSVDKNLGFSSLIGKVNMNILAPSEETKTTLLQSFGSDNFQRTFIRVDSGKIGDFRVFGSLSTLSNNKTKGAGDLERTNAMVGVSYNPNDTFQTDIYAIKNSDEHHNYDSLTYQQTQDLKRYFNKDYATIKPTTSNDINYYDWNKQDFDTTTVVANLKLQATLDDLVTFKPYYKKDKGEYWFSRENADVSKNRVINWDIDHEVYGAIAAYEHIFSPALKSKIGYSYHRQEPPGPASDQKKYAVVDGELVFNGYATLAKTDDHIIQSPFLEFSGKFERFNYSAGVQYQTFEVGAIKSYASDASTSSDYDTAITSAAFDPYSSVDTKTFKTYLPSLYLGYRATENSALYMDYSRTYGFDVNLFSTYLNKRSNFVSKGVTLQELWDTLELETSDNIDFGAKINLGAITLNPSLFVSFVKNKQANIYDSSYNVNYPANVGDAFGYGAEFSASGLIGENTEFLLGLSYNRYSYSQNFQSSAASTTDIKGNQLPDAPKYMAKTAISYYLGKWSFTPSIRYTSSRYGDVENTQKIDAFTLVDMDISYKASSFMGSKNTIFRATATNITDEKYISTINAADNILAASTTASTYQTGAPFAIYFSANLKY; from the coding sequence ATGAATAAAAAAAGTATCGTTCTATCTTTCATTACAGCAGGTATACTTGCCGCCAACCAGATTAGTATAGAACAGATAGTTGTAAACGGTGTACAGGAGGATGCTTATTTTTTTGTAGATGATACAAATCTATCAGATGCAAAAAACATACAAACTTTTACATCAAGAAGTATCTCAACACTTAGCACACATGCCAACATGAACTCTTACACGGTAATAGCATTTTCGCCCTCTGTTAATTTTACTCCGGCCGATGCAGCAGGCTCAAATGAACCCTCATTTCATGATCCTATTCGTATCCGCGGCAAATCCCAGACAGGTCCTGGTGGAGTTTTTATGATAAACTCTATGCCTGTATCAAGCAATCCAGGCGGCGGAAAACAGATGGTAGATATACAAAATATTGCATCTATTGACCTGCTAAAAGGGTATATGAGCGTTGATAAAAATCTAGGGTTTTCAAGTCTCATCGGAAAAGTGAATATGAATATTTTAGCGCCCTCAGAAGAGACGAAAACAACTCTCTTGCAATCCTTTGGTTCTGATAACTTTCAAAGAACCTTTATTAGAGTTGATAGCGGAAAAATAGGAGATTTTAGAGTTTTTGGCTCACTATCTACTCTCTCCAACAATAAAACAAAAGGCGCCGGAGATTTAGAAAGAACAAACGCAATGGTTGGAGTTTCATATAATCCAAATGATACTTTTCAAACTGATATTTACGCAATAAAAAACAGTGATGAACATCATAATTACGATAGTTTAACCTACCAACAGACACAAGATTTAAAGAGATATTTCAATAAAGATTATGCTACCATAAAACCAACGACCTCAAATGACATAAACTACTATGACTGGAATAAGCAAGATTTTGACACGACAACAGTTGTGGCAAATTTGAAACTTCAAGCGACTTTAGATGATCTTGTAACCTTTAAACCATATTATAAAAAAGACAAAGGAGAGTACTGGTTTTCAAGAGAAAATGCTGATGTATCAAAGAACCGTGTTATAAATTGGGATATAGATCATGAAGTATATGGTGCAATTGCCGCGTATGAGCATATCTTTTCGCCCGCTTTAAAAAGCAAAATCGGCTACTCTTATCATCGTCAAGAGCCTCCTGGACCTGCAAGCGACCAAAAAAAATATGCAGTTGTAGATGGTGAGCTTGTCTTTAATGGTTATGCAACGCTTGCCAAAACTGATGATCATATCATTCAGTCTCCTTTTTTAGAATTTAGCGGCAAATTTGAGAGGTTTAATTATAGTGCAGGAGTTCAGTACCAAACATTTGAAGTAGGTGCTATTAAAAGTTATGCATCAGACGCTTCAACAAGCAGTGATTATGATACAGCGATTACAAGCGCCGCGTTTGATCCCTACTCAAGTGTAGATACAAAAACATTTAAAACCTATCTTCCATCACTCTATTTGGGATATAGAGCTACTGAGAATAGTGCTCTTTATATGGACTACTCTCGTACATATGGCTTTGATGTTAATCTTTTTTCAACCTATCTCAATAAAAGAAGTAACTTTGTAAGCAAAGGGGTGACTCTTCAAGAACTGTGGGATACACTGGAGCTTGAAACTTCAGATAATATAGATTTTGGTGCTAAAATAAATCTAGGTGCAATTACTTTAAATCCGTCTCTTTTTGTTTCATTTGTGAAAAACAAACAGGCAAATATTTATGACTCATCTTACAATGTAAACTATCCTGCAAATGTTGGAGATGCTTTTGGCTACGGAGCTGAATTTTCAGCATCTGGACTTATAGGTGAAAATACAGAATTTTTACTCGGCTTATCCTATAACAGATACTCTTATAGTCAAAATTTTCAAAGCTCAGCCGCCTCCACTACAGATATTAAAGGCAATCAGCTCCCGGATGCACCCAAATATATGGCAAAAACAGCGATCTCGTACTACTTGGGGAAATGGAGCTTCACTCCAAGCATTCGTTATACATCAAGCCGTTATGGGGATGTAGAAAATACACAAAAAATAGATGCTTTTACTCTTGTAGATATGGATATCTCCTATAAGGCATCCTCATTTATGGGTTCAAAAAATACCATTTTCAGAGCAACTGCTACAAATATAACAGATGAAAAATATATCTCTACCATTAATGCAGCAGATAATATTTTAGCAGCATCAACAACAGCAAGCACCTATCAAACAGGTGCACCTTTTGCTATCTACTTTAGTGCAAATCTAAAATATTAA
- a CDS encoding FecCD family ABC transporter permease, translating into MHQTSYSKYLIFATMLLLAAATFSLLWGQYPIDMTTFIKYLEYKFLGSTTMEADAFALIDNIILQIRLPRILLALLIGAALATSGAVFQAMFVNPLVSPGILGVLSGASFGAALGMLISEHWYIVQIFAFCFGFVAVAIALLIGSTITASRSTVMLVLGGVISGSLFTSLLSIIKYIADPYSTLPAIVHWLMGSLSMAELNEVLLIAAPILFSIFAMIFMSKYFDLLSLGDEEAKALGINVKLIRTLAILFATIASSLAVVMAGIIGWVGLIIPHIIRMAVGPSHRLLIPLSAIFGGAFLLLVDAVSRLTFSVEIPIGILTSLIGIPIFIIVLKKARAAWN; encoded by the coding sequence ATGCATCAAACAAGTTATAGCAAATATTTAATCTTTGCAACGATGCTTTTACTAGCAGCAGCAACTTTCTCCCTTTTATGGGGGCAGTATCCTATAGATATGACAACTTTTATAAAATATTTAGAGTATAAATTTTTGGGCAGCACTACTATGGAAGCTGATGCTTTTGCGCTTATAGATAATATTATTTTGCAAATTCGTCTTCCCAGAATCCTTTTAGCCCTCTTGATAGGAGCGGCACTTGCAACTTCCGGGGCTGTTTTTCAAGCAATGTTTGTCAATCCGCTTGTTTCTCCTGGAATACTAGGAGTGCTCTCTGGAGCATCTTTTGGAGCGGCTTTGGGCATGCTTATAAGTGAGCATTGGTATATAGTTCAAATATTTGCTTTTTGTTTTGGTTTTGTCGCCGTTGCAATTGCCCTGCTTATCGGCTCAACCATAACTGCCTCACGCTCAACGGTTATGCTTGTTCTTGGCGGTGTTATCAGCGGGTCACTCTTTACTTCGCTACTTTCAATTATAAAATATATAGCAGATCCATACAGTACACTTCCCGCAATTGTTCATTGGCTGATGGGTTCACTCTCCATGGCAGAGCTGAATGAAGTTCTTCTTATAGCTGCTCCCATACTTTTTAGTATTTTTGCAATGATATTTATGAGTAAATATTTTGATCTTTTAAGTTTGGGGGATGAGGAGGCAAAAGCACTCGGCATCAATGTAAAACTTATACGCACTCTTGCAATACTCTTTGCTACAATTGCAAGCTCTCTTGCTGTTGTAATGGCAGGAATTATAGGCTGGGTAGGACTTATCATACCGCATATTATCCGTATGGCAGTGGGGCCTTCTCATCGTCTGCTGATTCCTTTATCAGCGATTTTTGGAGGAGCATTTTTACTTCTTGTTGATGCTGTATCCAGACTGACTTTTAGTGTTGAGATACCAATTGGAATTTTAACTTCTCTTATAGGGATTCCTATCTTCATCATTGTATTAAAAAAAGCGAGGGCAGCATGGAACTAA
- a CDS encoding ABC transporter ATP-binding protein, which produces MELRPLIEIKDLHFSYKNNPVLSGINLNLYKGEVISLLGPNGCGKSTLMRLMLKLLPAYGSITLHDRELENYSHKEIASHIAYIPQYHTVPFNYTVLEMVLMGRVSKLSIFASPSAYDYETAHNALDKIGILDLKDRAFSELSGGQKQLVLLARAIAQEVTVFLMDEPVNGLDYGNQIRLLELINELNREGYTFLKTTHYPDHALLISSRIIVMRGGKIIADGAPDKIITSSIIEDVYGINADIITHDRHKRCVPIFAQGIK; this is translated from the coding sequence ATGGAACTAAGACCGCTTATTGAAATAAAAGATCTTCATTTCTCATACAAAAACAACCCTGTATTGTCCGGAATAAATTTAAATCTATATAAAGGGGAAGTGATATCGCTTCTAGGACCAAACGGATGCGGAAAAAGTACACTTATGCGTTTAATGCTCAAACTTCTTCCTGCTTATGGCAGTATAACCCTGCACGACAGAGAGTTAGAAAACTATTCTCACAAAGAGATTGCTTCGCATATTGCATATATTCCGCAATACCATACCGTACCATTTAACTACACAGTGCTTGAAATGGTTCTTATGGGACGCGTCTCAAAACTTTCAATATTTGCATCTCCGTCAGCTTATGACTATGAAACAGCGCATAACGCCCTTGATAAAATCGGTATTTTAGATTTAAAAGACAGAGCCTTTAGCGAACTTAGCGGCGGGCAGAAACAGCTTGTACTGCTTGCCCGTGCTATTGCTCAAGAGGTAACTGTTTTTCTTATGGATGAGCCTGTAAACGGCCTTGACTATGGAAACCAAATCAGACTTTTAGAACTTATAAATGAACTAAACCGTGAAGGTTATACATTTTTAAAAACCACCCACTATCCGGATCACGCTCTTCTTATATCCAGCCGCATAATCGTTATGAGAGGCGGAAAAATCATTGCAGACGGAGCACCCGATAAAATCATAACATCCTCTATTATAGAAGATGTTTACGGCATTAACGCCGACATTATTACACACGATAGACACAAAAGATGTGTACCGATTTTTGCACAAGGAATAAAATGA
- a CDS encoding sulfite exporter TauE/SafE family protein, producing MKSQQKFSKNTISLKTKSFLGGAIIGSLGGLIGLGGAEFRLPFLVGILKIDTLHAIILNLLISLVTVIFALAFRGVDAHIFSYGYIVLNLLLGTLAGAWIGVNFATSVNKERLNTYIFYLLLFLSIVLFSHIFLDFTQTIKLPYILQLSIGFITGLGIGIISSLLGVAGGELLIPTIILLYGTDIKLAGTLSLAISLPTLIVSLFKYHKNKRLIEVLTFKNIIIFMTLGSILGAFLGSLLFGMVNALFLEAGLSFILLLSAYKLFKKNKNLTS from the coding sequence ATGAAATCTCAACAAAAATTTTCTAAAAATACAATCTCTTTAAAAACAAAAAGTTTTTTAGGAGGAGCGATTATTGGATCACTTGGTGGACTTATCGGTCTTGGCGGAGCAGAGTTTAGACTTCCCTTTTTAGTAGGAATTTTAAAGATAGATACACTCCATGCTATTATTTTAAATCTTTTAATCTCACTTGTTACGGTAATTTTTGCCCTTGCTTTTAGAGGTGTAGATGCGCATATTTTCTCTTATGGCTATATTGTTTTAAATCTGCTTTTAGGAACTCTTGCAGGTGCATGGATAGGAGTAAATTTTGCCACAAGTGTCAATAAAGAGAGACTCAATACTTATATTTTTTATCTTTTGCTTTTTTTAAGCATTGTTCTTTTTAGTCATATTTTCCTTGATTTTACACAGACAATAAAGCTTCCATATATCCTGCAGCTTAGCATCGGCTTTATAACCGGCCTTGGAATCGGCATAATTAGTTCGCTCTTAGGCGTTGCAGGCGGAGAGCTGCTTATTCCCACCATTATACTTCTTTACGGAACCGATATAAAATTGGCTGGAACATTAAGTTTGGCAATTTCACTTCCAACTCTTATTGTTTCACTTTTTAAGTATCACAAAAATAAGAGATTGATCGAAGTCTTAACTTTTAAAAATATTATTATTTTTATGACTCTAGGATCTATTTTAGGAGCGTTTTTAGGCTCACTCTTGTTTGGCATGGTAAATGCTCTATTTCTTGAAGCAGGATTAAGCTTTATACTGCTGTTATCGGCGTACAAACTCTTTAAAAAAAACAAAAACTTGACATCATAG
- the rho gene encoding transcription termination factor Rho gives MSENTPQQPRKNSNKNNTKTRTHKPAKGASVDDLRIKSIEELTAIAAELNVEHPNELKRQDLIFEILKAQTEQGGFILFSGILEIMQDGYGFIRSIDKSFDESINDAYVSNTQIRRFALRNGDVVTGQVRPPKEQERYYALIKIEAVNGLPPEESKKRPLFENLTPLYATDQIKLEYREKGLTGRMMDLFAPIGKGQRGLIVAPPRSGKTELLKEIAHGITANHPEIDLMVLLVDERPEEVTDMERSVKGEVYSSTFDMPAKNHVKVAEMVIEKAKRRVELGRNVVILLDSITRLARAYNTVTPSSGKVLSGGVDANALHKPKRFFGAARNIENGGSLTIIATALVDTGSRMDEVIFEEFKGTGNSEVVLDRKIADRRIFPAIDILKSGTRKDELLIGPEVLQKVFILRQMIHKQENEIEALKFVYSTMGKKATNEEFLESMNTN, from the coding sequence ATGAGCGAAAATACTCCACAACAACCTCGCAAAAACAGTAACAAAAACAACACAAAAACAAGAACTCACAAACCGGCAAAAGGCGCAAGTGTAGATGATTTGCGTATAAAAAGCATAGAAGAGTTAACGGCTATTGCGGCAGAACTCAATGTAGAACATCCAAATGAGCTAAAAAGACAAGATCTTATCTTTGAAATTTTAAAAGCACAAACCGAACAGGGAGGGTTTATCCTCTTTAGCGGTATCTTGGAAATTATGCAGGATGGATACGGTTTTATCCGCTCGATTGACAAAAGTTTTGATGAGAGTATAAACGATGCTTATGTTTCAAATACCCAGATTCGACGCTTTGCCCTAAGAAACGGTGATGTTGTCACCGGACAGGTTCGTCCTCCAAAAGAGCAGGAGAGATATTACGCGCTCATCAAGATAGAAGCAGTTAACGGCCTCCCTCCTGAAGAGAGCAAAAAAAGACCTCTCTTTGAAAATCTCACTCCACTCTATGCAACAGATCAAATCAAGCTTGAATACAGAGAAAAAGGTTTAACAGGCCGTATGATGGATCTTTTTGCTCCTATAGGAAAAGGTCAACGCGGACTTATCGTTGCCCCTCCAAGAAGCGGTAAAACCGAACTTTTAAAAGAGATTGCTCACGGTATAACTGCTAACCATCCCGAAATTGATTTAATGGTTTTACTTGTTGATGAGAGACCTGAAGAGGTAACAGATATGGAAAGAAGCGTTAAAGGCGAGGTTTACAGCTCCACTTTTGATATGCCTGCAAAAAATCATGTAAAAGTTGCAGAGATGGTAATAGAAAAGGCAAAAAGACGCGTTGAACTCGGTCGCAATGTAGTTATTCTACTTGACTCCATTACCCGCCTTGCCCGCGCCTATAATACAGTTACACCCTCAAGCGGCAAGGTTCTCTCAGGCGGTGTTGACGCAAACGCTCTACACAAACCAAAAAGATTCTTCGGTGCTGCAAGAAACATAGAAAACGGCGGAAGTTTGACTATTATTGCGACTGCTCTTGTAGATACAGGGAGCAGAATGGATGAAGTTATTTTCGAAGAGTTTAAAGGAACAGGAAACTCAGAGGTTGTTCTTGATCGTAAAATAGCAGACAGACGCATTTTCCCTGCTATAGACATTCTTAAATCAGGAACAAGAAAAGATGAACTCCTTATCGGTCCCGAAGTTCTGCAAAAAGTATTTATCCTGCGTCAAATGATCCACAAACAAGAAAATGAGATAGAAGCACTTAAGTTTGTCTACTCTACAATGGGTAAAAAAGCTACAAACGAAGAATTTTTAGAGAGTATGAACACAAACTAA
- the murI gene encoding glutamate racemase, protein MKIGVFDSGIGGLTVVKSLLENQLFEEIIYYGDTARVPYGIKDKTTIIRYAIEAVEFFKNFEIDLIIVACNTVSAYALDEMREVSSCPVIGVVEAGILATSNALKDKNSNILILGTKATINSKAYEIGLKMEGFYNLQVKATGLFVPIVEEEIYEGEILDAAFKHYFNTTATPNAIILGCTHFPLIAQALQNHFGKDSILIHSGDAIVEYLEKTFNLNTKHKKPKLEFFASENPEALKSIAKKWLKL, encoded by the coding sequence ATGAAAATCGGCGTATTTGACAGTGGAATTGGTGGTTTGACAGTTGTAAAATCACTATTAGAAAACCAACTATTTGAAGAGATTATATATTATGGAGATACTGCTCGCGTTCCATATGGTATAAAAGACAAAACAACTATTATTCGTTATGCAATAGAAGCTGTAGAGTTTTTTAAAAATTTTGAAATTGATTTAATTATTGTAGCATGCAACACAGTCAGCGCATATGCGCTTGATGAGATGAGAGAGGTTTCTTCATGCCCTGTTATAGGCGTTGTTGAAGCCGGTATTTTAGCAACTTCAAATGCGCTTAAGGATAAAAACTCAAATATACTTATACTTGGGACAAAAGCAACTATTAACTCTAAAGCTTATGAAATTGGACTAAAAATGGAAGGTTTTTATAATCTTCAGGTAAAGGCTACGGGACTATTTGTTCCGATAGTTGAGGAGGAGATTTATGAGGGTGAAATACTAGATGCTGCTTTTAAACACTATTTTAACACCACAGCAACCCCAAATGCAATAATTCTAGGTTGTACACACTTCCCTCTTATTGCTCAAGCACTGCAAAATCATTTTGGAAAAGATAGTATACTTATTCACTCTGGTGATGCTATAGTAGAGTATTTAGAAAAAACTTTTAATTTAAATACAAAACATAAAAAACCCAAACTTGAATTTTTTGCTTCAGAAAATCCCGAAGCACTTAAATCAATTGCCAAAAAATGGCTAAAGCTGTAG
- a CDS encoding histone protein, with product MAKELKKKDVKAIAKKAIKKVDIAKKDVKKATKKVAKKVSKKALSEKKDAKKLAKKVAKKIAK from the coding sequence ATGGCAAAAGAGTTAAAGAAAAAAGATGTAAAAGCAATAGCAAAAAAAGCTATCAAAAAAGTTGATATTGCTAAAAAAGATGTTAAAAAAGCTACAAAGAAAGTGGCAAAAAAAGTTAGTAAAAAAGCTTTAAGTGAAAAAAAAGATGCTAAAAAATTAGCAAAAAAAGTTGCAAAGAAGATTGCAAAGTAG
- a CDS encoding GGDEF domain-containing protein, whose amino-acid sequence MRLELPKKWIHNLKTLDVAFQPIINIHTGKIFAVEALLRNYEKVGFNSIFDLFDAVYKDNLLYSFDLKLRKKAFKKFTTINAHENIKLFYNLDNRLLEMPNFKHGNTGKLLKHYDICKNSICFEISERHEISNSSRMQEVLEHYKSENFCIAIDDFGVGYSGYKLLYESKPDIIKIDRFFLSDIQKDEKKKLMARSITHLAIQLGIKVIAEGIENKEELLTCRDIGCHFVQGYFIQKPTLLASEIAQEYPHVLNILNSEKRVTESSYKIETFLNKTPPFSIDTEIKNIVKHFQKNPQAETVTIVNSNNEPMGILQENKIKEFIYSPYGRSLLTNNAAKRSKLVNLIEPCGTTEINCNISTIIELFSNNSESIGIILTNNSKYYGFLSARAIITIMSEQNIIHAREQNPLTKLPGNSMIEKLISEIIESEKTYILCYFDLDNFKAFNDVYGFRNGDRAIMLFADILRKNLPTEFFKGHIGGDDFFVAVESTKENEEKYTEALSKIVQKFEYDTRELYSKEDKEKNYIISTDREGNKKRFPLLCVSASVLVVRSNANRRNADYINNILSLQKKVAKQESSHISISCLL is encoded by the coding sequence ATGAGATTAGAGCTCCCTAAAAAATGGATTCATAACTTAAAAACTTTAGATGTTGCATTTCAACCTATTATTAATATTCATACAGGGAAAATTTTTGCCGTTGAGGCACTTCTTAGAAACTATGAGAAAGTCGGTTTCAACTCCATTTTTGATCTTTTTGATGCTGTGTATAAAGACAATCTGCTCTACTCGTTTGACTTAAAACTCAGAAAAAAAGCCTTTAAAAAATTTACAACTATCAACGCTCATGAGAACATAAAACTCTTTTACAACCTTGACAACAGACTCCTTGAGATGCCAAATTTCAAACATGGAAATACCGGCAAACTTTTAAAACACTACGATATCTGTAAAAACAGCATCTGCTTTGAAATATCAGAGAGACATGAAATCTCAAACAGCTCAAGGATGCAGGAGGTTTTAGAACACTATAAAAGCGAGAATTTCTGCATAGCCATAGATGACTTTGGAGTCGGTTATTCAGGATACAAACTTCTTTATGAGAGCAAACCAGACATCATAAAAATAGACAGGTTTTTCCTAAGCGACATACAAAAAGATGAGAAAAAAAAACTTATGGCAAGAAGCATAACTCATTTAGCGATTCAACTTGGCATAAAAGTTATAGCCGAGGGAATCGAGAACAAAGAGGAGCTCCTTACCTGCAGAGATATAGGGTGCCATTTCGTTCAAGGATACTTTATCCAAAAACCGACTCTGCTTGCATCGGAAATAGCGCAGGAGTATCCTCATGTTTTAAATATTTTAAACAGTGAGAAAAGAGTGACCGAGAGTAGTTACAAAATTGAGACCTTTTTAAATAAAACACCCCCTTTTTCTATTGATACCGAAATAAAAAACATCGTAAAGCATTTTCAAAAAAATCCTCAAGCAGAAACTGTTACTATTGTAAACTCCAACAACGAACCGATGGGCATTTTGCAAGAGAACAAGATTAAGGAGTTTATCTACTCTCCTTATGGAAGATCACTGCTGACAAACAACGCTGCTAAAAGATCAAAGCTGGTAAATCTTATAGAACCGTGCGGAACAACAGAGATAAACTGTAACATATCTACAATTATTGAGCTATTTTCAAATAACTCGGAATCCATCGGCATTATCCTTACAAACAACTCAAAATATTACGGTTTTTTGTCTGCAAGAGCAATTATTACAATTATGAGCGAGCAAAATATCATCCATGCAAGGGAGCAAAATCCTCTGACAAAACTCCCCGGAAACTCCATGATAGAAAAACTTATCTCAGAGATTATAGAGAGTGAAAAAACTTATATTTTATGCTACTTTGATTTAGACAATTTTAAAGCCTTTAATGATGTATACGGCTTTAGAAACGGAGATAGAGCGATTATGCTTTTTGCAGATATTTTAAGAAAAAACCTGCCTACAGAGTTTTTTAAAGGGCATATCGGAGGAGATGATTTTTTTGTAGCCGTTGAATCAACAAAAGAGAATGAAGAGAAGTACACGGAAGCACTCTCTAAAATAGTACAAAAATTTGAGTATGACACAAGAGAACTCTACTCAAAAGAGGATAAAGAGAAAAACTACATCATCTCCACGGATAGAGAAGGGAATAAAAAAAGGTTTCCTCTTCTTTGCGTAAGCGCTTCAGTGCTAGTAGTGCGCAGTAATGCAAACAGAAGAAACGCTGATTATATAAACAACATCCTATCTCTTCAAAAAAAAGTTGCAAAACAGGAGAGCAGCCACATCTCTATAAGTTGTCTGTTATGA
- a CDS encoding DNA polymerase III subunit gamma/tau, with product MRESSEVLARKYRPKSFDELIGQEIISQTLSLALDANRLSHAYLFSGLRGSGKTSTARIFAKALICEKGITHQPCGVCQNCLLSLENRHMDIVEMDGASSRKIDDIRDLIEQTKYKPTTARFKIFIIDEVHMLTKEAFNALLKTLEEPPSYVKFILATTDPLKLPATILSRTQHFRFKSIAANKITDHLAHILNLEGIKYETEALEILARSGNGSLRDTLTLLDQAIIYSKNHVDVRTVTDMLGLVDPKFISDLFRAVFAKDYNTLIELAKILEDYEAEMVVDELIAYLKERMYEDDALFSTLVLDRFFRILSDSKYLFSINADGSFVLSLIFFKMVEALRIKEVDQMIESLQKEIHRPAISCTSTISEDKLPEPKDKENKQKQNIEENSYKELFAKLILKIKDRNFELGECFEKSISFISFENNTLTWESCADETCKKILTHGYSVIKQLVREVFGFETKIKYKLCTNPKEEKKNKIEQENLDSNLGQPSMLYAQSSSMVEEAEIGGSGSCVTECDSRESSREIDALEIKDEPMVKKALELFEAKKMTIQSKI from the coding sequence GTGAGAGAGAGTTCAGAAGTTTTAGCGCGAAAATATAGACCGAAAAGTTTTGATGAGCTGATTGGGCAGGAGATTATTTCCCAAACTCTCTCGCTTGCGCTTGATGCAAACAGACTCTCTCACGCCTACCTCTTTTCTGGGCTTCGGGGAAGCGGTAAAACATCTACTGCGCGTATTTTTGCAAAAGCTCTTATTTGTGAGAAGGGAATTACACATCAACCATGCGGCGTATGCCAAAACTGCCTACTCTCGCTTGAAAATCGTCATATGGATATTGTAGAGATGGATGGGGCTTCATCGAGAAAAATAGATGATATAAGAGATTTAATAGAGCAGACAAAGTATAAACCTACAACTGCAAGATTTAAAATTTTTATTATAGATGAAGTTCACATGCTTACAAAAGAGGCTTTTAATGCTTTGCTTAAAACATTAGAAGAGCCGCCCTCATATGTAAAATTTATCCTTGCAACAACTGATCCTCTCAAACTTCCAGCTACTATTCTAAGCCGTACACAGCACTTTCGGTTTAAATCAATTGCTGCAAACAAAATAACAGACCATTTAGCGCATATACTTAACCTTGAAGGTATAAAGTATGAAACTGAAGCATTGGAAATTCTTGCTAGAAGCGGAAACGGAAGTCTTAGAGACACACTTACGCTACTGGATCAGGCTATCATCTACTCAAAAAATCATGTCGATGTCCGCACCGTCACAGATATGCTTGGACTTGTTGATCCAAAATTTATCTCTGATCTGTTTCGTGCAGTTTTTGCAAAAGACTATAACACTCTTATAGAGCTTGCTAAGATTTTAGAGGATTATGAAGCTGAAATGGTAGTAGATGAGCTTATAGCCTACCTCAAAGAGAGAATGTACGAGGACGATGCCCTCTTCTCCACACTTGTTCTTGATAGATTTTTTAGAATATTAAGTGACTCTAAATATCTCTTTAGTATAAATGCGGATGGCTCTTTTGTACTCTCGCTTATCTTTTTTAAAATGGTAGAAGCATTGCGCATAAAAGAGGTAGATCAGATGATAGAGTCTTTGCAAAAAGAGATTCACAGACCTGCCATATCGTGCACATCCACAATTTCTGAAGACAAGTTACCAGAACCTAAAGATAAAGAGAATAAACAAAAACAAAATATAGAAGAAAACTCTTATAAAGAGCTATTTGCAAAACTTATCCTCAAAATAAAAGATAGAAATTTTGAACTTGGGGAGTGTTTTGAAAAAAGCATCTCTTTTATCTCTTTTGAAAACAATACACTTACATGGGAGAGCTGTGCCGATGAAACATGTAAAAAAATCCTAACTCACGGCTACTCTGTTATAAAACAATTAGTAAGAGAGGTGTTTGGATTTGAAACAAAAATAAAATATAAATTATGCACAAACCCAAAAGAAGAAAAAAAAAACAAGATAGAACAAGAGAATCTTGATTCAAATCTAGGGCAGCCCTCAATGCTTTATGCCCAATCTTCTTCTATGGTTGAAGAAGCCGAGATTGGCGGAAGCGGGAGTTGTGTTACAGAGTGCGATAGTCGTGAATCATCAAGAGAAATAGATGCACTTGAAATCAAAGATGAGCCTATGGTAAAAAAAGCATTAGAGTTGTTTGAAGCTAAAAAAATGACTATCCAGTCAAAAATTTAA